TTGATATAATTATTGTAAAAAAAAATTTTTTCACCTAATAATATTTTAGCTAAAATTGATATATATTAAAACAATGTGCAACCGGTTACACTAAAAATTTATTTTAAATTTTAAAAATAAATTGATTTATAACGATTACTGTAGATTATAGTGAAAATATAGGACTGTTTTTATATGGTAAAATATATATTATATGTATATAGAGGTAAGGCTTCTATAGTTTGATATAAAATCATAGAAGCCTCGTTAAATGAAGGTATGTTATTTTAAGTTAGATATTTTAAGAAAATTATTTTTTTGTAATAGCTGTTTTTACATTTATCCCATTTATTCTCCCCAATTTTCCAGTCATAGAACTTATTTCATCAGAAGTTCCATCTACTATTATTGATATAACAGAAATATTTCTTTCTCTATAGGGAATACCTAGTCTTCCCACTATAATATCTGAAAAAGAATGAAGTATACTATTTACAATTGGAGAATTATCAAGATCTTCTACAACTATCCCAACCACAGCAATTCTTTTTTCCAAAGGTTTTCCCCCTTCAATTAATATTTTAAAATTCAGCAGAACCTGGTGTTCTAGGAAATGGAATTACATCTCTTATGTTAGACATACCTGTTATATACATAAGTATTCTTTCAAAACCCAATCCAAAACCAGAGTGTTTGGTTTCACCATATTTTCTAAGTTCCAGGTACCACCAGTAATCTTCTTTATTAAGTCCAAATTCTGATATCCTTTTTTCAAGGACCGATAATCTTTCTTCTCTTTGACTTCCTCCCACTATTTCTCCTACTCCTGGTACTAAAAGGTCTGCAGCGGCTACTGTCTTTCCATCTCCATTTTCTCTCATGTAGAAGGCTTTTATAGCTTTTGGATAGTCTGTAACAAATATAGGCTTTTTAAACACTTTTTCTGTTAAATATCTTTCGTGTTCTGTCTGAAGATCAATACCCCATTCTACTGGATATTGAAAAGATGCACCACTTTTCTGTAAAATGTCTACAGCTTCGGTGTAAGTTATTCTTCCAAATTCTGAATTAGATACGTTATTTAGTCTGTCAAATAGAGATTTATCAATGAATGAGTTAAAAAAGGCCATTTCTTCAGGAGCTTTTTCAAGTACATAATTTATTATATATTTTACCAGTTCTTCCGCAGTATCCATATAATCTTTCAGTTCAGCAAAAGCCAT
This genomic interval from Clostridium kluyveri contains the following:
- a CDS encoding TM1266 family iron-only hydrogenase system putative regulator, encoding MEKRIAVVGIVVEDLDNSPIVNSILHSFSDIIVGRLGIPYRERNISVISIIVDGTSDEISSMTGKLGRINGINVKTAITKK